Below is a window of Pseudobdellovibrionaceae bacterium DNA.
AAGAGACGTCACGCACCGAAGCCACGCGTCCCGGATACGCGAAGTCCACGTGCCGGAAACTCACCGTCGCGCGTGGATCGACCGCGGTTACCGCGCCGTCCTTCGAGCGGATACGGATCGGGGCGCGCAAAACTTCCAGCACCCGTGCGGCGGACGCCATCGAGCGTTCGAATAGATCGACGGTTTCGGCCAGCCCGGTCATCGGCCACAACAGCCGCTGGGTCAAAAACACGAGCACGCCGTATAGACCGACGTTCAATTCGCCCGCGATGGTTTTCTGCCCGCCGACGATCAACGTGACCAGAAAGCCCGAAAGGATCGCCATGCGGATCAAGGGAATGAACGCCGAGCTCACCCGAATGGCTTTGCCGTTCGCGGTCAAGTACTCACGACTTTCCCGGTTCAGCGCCTGCGCCTCACGGTCTTCCATCGTGAAGCTTTGGATCGTCATGATGCCCGAGATGTTGTTGGACAAGCGCGAAGCGAGCGCGCCCGCTTTGTTCCGCACGTCCAAGTAAAGCGGAGCCGCTTTGCCTTGGAAGAAAAACGCTCCCCACAAAATCACGGGGATCGGCAGGAAGCTGAACACCGCGATGAGCGGAGAAATGAAGAAGAACACCGCCCCTACGATCACGACGGTCGTCGCGACCTGAATCAGATTCGAAGCGCCACCGTTCAAAAAGCGCTCGAGCTGATTGACGTCGTCGTTCAAGGTCGCCACCAGCGATCCGGTCGTCTGATCCTCGAAGTAGCCCAGATCCAGCTTCTGTAAATGCGCGTAGGCATCCGTACGCAACTCGTGCTGAATATCCTGGGCCAGATTCCGCCAGGTGATCAAAAGCAGATACTCGAAGATCGACTCGCACACCCAGATGATGAATGTGAGCGCCGCCAGAAAGCCGATCTGCTCGGCCGGAGTCACGAACCCCAGCTGCGCGACGAAGCTGTTCTTCTGGCTGACGACGACGTCGATCGCGATCCCGATCAGAATTTCGGGAGCGACGTCGAAGATCTTGTTCATCACCGAATAGAACGCGCCCAGATAGAAGCGCCCGCGGTAGGGACGCGCATACTTCAAAAACCGGCGTAAACGCCCAACACTTGTTTCTTTCGACACGAACTAAACCTTTCCGTCCAAAACGGCGTTCAAAAATTCAAATTCATCTTTCGCCGCGGCCACGTCTTTATCGACGCCGCCGCCCTTGTGCCCTTCCCCGTCCTGAATCTGGATGCGGTGAGGAGTTTTCGCGCCCGCGAGTTTTTCAAGGAATTCGGTCATCGTCGAGATCGGCACACGGC
It encodes the following:
- a CDS encoding ABC transporter ATP-binding protein, with amino-acid sequence MNKIFDVAPEILIGIAIDVVVSQKNSFVAQLGFVTPAEQIGFLAALTFIIWVCESIFEYLLLITWRNLAQDIQHELRTDAYAHLQKLDLGYFEDQTTGSLVATLNDDVNQLERFLNGGASNLIQVATTVVIVGAVFFFISPLIAVFSFLPIPVILWGAFFFQGKAAPLYLDVRNKAGALASRLSNNISGIMTIQSFTMEDREAQALNRESREYLTANGKAIRVSSAFIPLIRMAILSGFLVTLIVGGQKTIAGELNVGLYGVLVFLTQRLLWPMTGLAETVDLFERSMASAARVLEVLRAPIRIRSKDGAVTAVDPRATVSFRHVDFAYPGRVASVRDVSFDVRFGESVALVGPTGSGKSTLVKLLLRFYEPRGGEIVWGDTKIQDLDLSVLRRAVAYVGQDVFLFSGTVAENIAYGSDGEISRAEVERVARLASADEFIVKLPEGYDTVVGERGQKLSGGQRQRLALARALLKRAPVLILDEATSAVDNETETLIQRAIESLRGERTIITIAHRLSTVVAADRILVLEAGAIVEQGTHSDLVAKNGLYAQLHRLQSAEGRREYEA